The Triticum aestivum cultivar Chinese Spring chromosome 3A, IWGSC CS RefSeq v2.1, whole genome shotgun sequence genome includes a region encoding these proteins:
- the LOC123063071 gene encoding uncharacterized protein, which translates to MPASMPKLLFLLLLLLASAAHSSPVVPAASDQAEQSAVRMVPMAPAGGDGAGFSGVVLNETRRRLGSFQLCAPCTCCGGPRGVCVLSPCCYAINCNIPNRPFGFCSFTPRSCDCLHCNV; encoded by the exons ATGCCCGCCTCCATGCCCAAGCTGctcttcctcctgctcctcctcctcgcctcggccGCCCACTCCTCGCCG GTCGTCCCGGCTGCGTCCGACCAGGCGGAGCAGTCGGCGGTGCGCATGGTGCCGATGGCCCCGGCGGGCGGGGACGGGGCGGGGTTCAGCGGGGTGGTGCTGAACGAGACGCGGCGGCGGCTGGGGAGCTTCCAGCTCTGCGCGCCCTGCACCTGCTGCGGCGGGCCCAGGGGCGTCTGCGTCCTCTCCCCGTGCTGCTACGCCATCAACTGCAACATCCCCAACCGCCCCTTCGGGTTCTGCTCCTTCACGCCCAGGTCCTGCGACTGCCTCCACTGCAACGTCTGA